In the genome of Fusarium fujikuroi IMI 58289 draft genome, chromosome FFUJ_chr02, one region contains:
- a CDS encoding related to WD40 repeat protein, translating to MYTLNCADGLSLGRDVYVLDIHRTSVGLTSISSDQFLSVLDPTRLSAGPLHRLPTQHGNLTTLRVFDSNTSIVCTAGENGTVGVWDLRQGANVVQFQASQAPILSMACSFDTQTIAVGTELQNHTASIHLWDVRSTPSSKAHYQEVHSDDVTDLSFNPSNSALLLSGSTDGLVNVYDTRVADEDDLTVQTCNADASIHRAAWLSATEVAALSHDERCALYDVSEERANGDAVQDFGDMRSVLGCQYVADITPKMDGSGAILGAGAQDKQGFELVFLAKNPNGEGWALDRENSVGLPGAHGEEIVRSFCFFDEAHVVYTAGEDGNVKAWRPN from the exons ATGTACACACTCAACTGCGCCGACGGCCTCTCCCTCGGCAGAGACGTATACGTCCTCGACATACACAGGACATCTGTTGGTCTCACTTCTATCTCATCAGACCAGTTCCTCTCTGTCCTCGACCCAACTCGTCTCTCAGCAGGTCCTCTGCATCGTCTTCCCACTCAGCACGGCAACTTGACCACATTGCGGGTATTTGATAGCAATACTTCGATTGTGTGTACTGCTGGTGAGAATGGAACTGTTGGTGTGTGGGATTTGAGACAGGGTGCGAATGTTGTACAGTTTCAAG CTAGCCAAGCTCCTATTCTATCTATGGCTTGTAGTTTTGATACACAGACCATTGCCGTAGGAACAGAACTCCAAAACCACACAGCATCAATCCATCTCTG GGACGTCcgctcaacaccatcgtcCAAAGCACACTACCAAGAAGTCCACAGCGACGACGTAACAGACCTATCCTTCAACCCCTCCAACTcagctcttctcctctccggCTCAACAGACGGTCTCGTCAACGTTTACGATACCCGCGTtgcagacgaagacgatCTCACAGTACAGACCTGCAACGCCGACGCTTCTATTCACCGTGCGGCGTGGCTTTCAGCAACAGAAGTAGCTGCTCTATCTCACGACGAGCGCTGTGCTCTTTATGATGTCAGCGAGGAGCGCGCAAACGGTGATGCCGTACAGGACTTTGGCGATATGAGATCTGTTCTGGGATGTCAGTACGTCGCTGATATTACGCCCAAGATGGATGGTAGCGGAGCTATTCTCGGTGCTGGAGCTCAAGA TAAGCAAGGATTTGAGCTTGTCTTTCTTGCTAAGAATCCCAATGGCGAGGGATGGGCGCTGGATCGGGAGAACAGCGTTGGCTTGCCGGGTGCTCATGGGGAGGAGATTGTGAGGTCTTTCTGCTTCTTTGACGAGGCCCATGTGGTGTATACTGCCGGTGAGGATGGAAATGTCAAGGCCTGGAGGCCGAATTaa
- a CDS encoding related to mitochondrial carrier family protein, with product MATAGTNRPGGYDDHHNHHQNPLQADDEFSLRHMMDAEPTGPNDGRDILSGSKSIPAAGAGSSNNGVVDITATQKMVSAMSGSLLTSLLVTPLDVVRVRLQSQKAPRSTVDFSKLAITTTSLSPAQTAELGITSCCREVFFSGGNAEFCLAAPRIDGIVAPPAPAECAVEEVQRRTFSSTFDGLRKIARNEGVTTLWRGLSPTLVMAVPSNIIYFTGYDYLRFNPKSPFSHFSDTSAPLTAGSAARVLAATAVSPIELVKTRMQAAHGASTTNHLVEAFESVKEMVGSHGYTALWRGLTLTLWRDVPFSGLYWWGYESIRSRLTDYREQRHGHSLPLEEDLSEARRRSQVQENHTETFVDAFTAGALSGAFASFVTTPFDVGKTRTQIYQDSSKKAKQSSASAVAAPEERSMVRLLWHIFKTEGASGLWKGWIPRTLKVAPACAIMISSYEVGKRAFRGVNERHLHSSNDRS from the exons ATGGCCACTGCCGGCACAAATCGCCCCGGTGGCTACGACGACCACCACAATCACCACCAGAACCCCCTCCAAGCCGATGACGAGTTTTCGCTACGCCATATGATGGATGCCGAACCAACGGGACCCAACGACGGGAGGGATATTCTCAGTGGGAGTAAATCAATACCAGCGGCAGGAGCTGGGAGTAGCAATAATGGAGTTGTTGATATCACAGCGACGCAGAAGATGGTGTCGGCCATGTCGGGCAGTTTATTAACGTCATTACTTG TCACGCCCCTCGATGTCGTCCGCGTGCGACTTCAGTCGCAAAAGGCTCCTCGGTCGACCGTCGATTTCTCTAAACTCGCAATTACTACCACCTCGCTCTCCCCCGCCCAAACCGCCGAACTCGGTATCACATCCTGCTGTCGCGAAGTTTTCTTCTCTGGTGGTAACGCCGAATTTTGTCTCGCTGCGCCTAGGATAGACGGTATCGTCGCGCCTCCAGCACCCGCCGAATGCGCCGTGGAAGAGGTACAGCGCCGAACCTTCAGCTCTACTTTTGATGGTCTGCGAAAGATTGCCCGCAATGAGGGCGTTACAACTCTCTGGCGAGGATTATCGCCCACGCTTGTGATGGCAGTCCCCTCgaatattatttacttcaCTGGTTACGATTATCTGCGATTTAACCCGAAGAGCCCATTTTCGCATTTTTCTGATACCTCGGCACCTTTGACTGCTGGCTCAGCTGCTCGTGTCCTAGCAGCCACCGCTGTGAGCCCGATCGAACTTGTCAAGACACGAATGCAGGCCGCTCACGGAGCTTCGACGACAAATCACCTTGTGGAAGCTTTCGAGAGCGTGAAGGAGATGGTGGGATCACATGGATATACTGCATTATGGAGAGGCTTGACATTGACCCTTTGGCGAGATGTTCCTTTCTCAGGACTTTACTGGTGGGGATACGAGTCGATACGATCGAGATTGACGGATTATCGTGAACAACGCCACGGTCACTCATTGCCACTCGAGGAGGATCTGTCAGAAGCAAGGAGACGATCGCAGGTGCAGGAGAACCATACCGAAACCTTTGTGGATGCCTTCACAGCTGGTGCTCTGTCCGGAGCGTTCGCATCTTTTGTCACAACGCCTTTTGACGTCGGAAAGACACGAACACAGATCTACCAAGACAGCTCCAAAAAGGCCAAACAAAGCAGTGCCAGCGCAGTAGCTGCCCCCGAGGAGCGCAGTATGGTACGCCTCCTCTGGCACATTTTCAAGACCGAAGGAGCCTCAGGACTATGGAAGGGATGGATCCCACGAACCCTTAAGGTTGCCCCAGCATGCGCCATCATGATCAGCAGCTACGAGGTAGGCAAACGAGCGTTTCGCGGAGTCAACGAGAGACATCTTCACAGTTCCAACGATCGTTCGTGA